A single genomic interval of Pochonia chlamydosporia 170 chromosome 7, whole genome shotgun sequence harbors:
- a CDS encoding increased rDNA silencing protein (similar to Metarhizium acridum CQMa 102 XP_007810442.1), producing MNPAPQHSRDGAALRGASLAFQRSPGVTSPIHSEVITNRSGASATDGDSSGHQVARAHHGRLDPKNPSFIAATLAASRTGSPSGSARVSLAADAVDSESIAPTGNLISLFEGRDGKKGGLQERQKHGKLVRGATPDGDDGRTVALPPAQARSSERISAMPMPKPKLPVQLTSPGPSKPKPPPPREQKPEVSAQKHAKSASKARVRTPSPPSVVSRSTAELLSPKPMRLIKPTLAPPVLSSPQASSPGTSGQEASSPSPDPEKRGRNTNLRPPTPPKPRGSHRAALSGSRRRGNSDTPLSRGSSSTTPLTEFGLPIVSPSPSRPTVRKSTPPPILRRDSVASAPTSPIPISSQRRRLTTTSTSNLTLDPLTSAIMASSLASSRLTPHNSGSSLPPPSLPKRQRSPRLLQTLRQPQSYSDEDPERLKIAHRHKLSSNKHAHHEGSRKRWRDQITQRERKRYEAVWASNRGYLLDDGALQSLDGEVDRVVSECVANVVVRELWKRSRLPGDELIEVWELVDRGDVGMLTRQEFIVGMWLIDQRLRGRKLPVRVSDSVWNSANGVRISKPKAR from the coding sequence ATGAATCCCGCGCCGCAGCATTCGCGCGATGGTGCTGCACTGAGAGGCGCGTCGCTCGCTTTCCAGCGCAGTCCAGGCGTTACGTCGCCTATACATAGCGAGGTGATTACGAATCGATCTGGTGCGAGCGCGACGGACGGCGATTCATCTGGACATCAGGTCGCTAGGGCACATCACGGGAGGCTGGATCCGAAGAATCCGAGTTTCATAGCGGCGACGCTGGCGGCCAGTAGGACGGGGAGCCCGAGTGGGAGTGCGAGGGTGAGCTTGGCTGCGGATGCTGTTGATTCGGAGAGCATTGCGCCTACGGGGAATTTGATATCGTTGTTTGAGGGGCGGGATGGGAAGAAGGGAGGGTTGCAGGAGAGGCAGAAACATGGGAAGCTTGTGAGAGGTGCGACGCcggatggtgatgatgggaggACAGTGGCTTTGCCGCCTGCGCAGGCTAGGAGTTCTGAGAGGATATCTGCGATGCCAATGCCCAAGCCGAAACTGCCGGTGCAGTTGACGTCTCCGGGGCCGTCGAAACCGAAACCTCCGCCTCCGAGGGAACAAAAGCCAGAGGTGTCTGCACAGAAACATGCGAAATCAGCTTCCAAGGCTAGGGTGAGGACGCCGAGTCCTCCTTCGGTTGTTAGTAGGTCTACGGCGGAGCTGCTGTCCCCCAAACCGATGAGGTTGATCAAGCCGACTCTTGCGCCGCCGGTGCTGAGTAGTCCCCAGGCGAGCAGTCCGGGGACGTCTGGACAAGAGGCTTCTTCGCCGTCGCCAGATCCCGAGAAACGGGGTCGGAATACAAACCTGCGACCACCGACGCCTCCGAAACCGAGGGGGAGTCACAGAGCTGCTTTGAGTGGGAGTCGGCGTCGTGGGAATTCAGATACACCTTTATCAAGGGGCAGTTCGTCAACAACTCCTCTCACTGAATTTGGTCTGCCCATTGTTTCGCCCTCGCCGTCACGTCCAACTGTTCGGAAGAGTACACCTCCACCAATACTTAGACGAGACTCAGTCGCCAGTGCTCCGACTTCACCAATTCCCATTTCCTCGCAGCGCCGCCGTCTCACCACCACTTCTACCAGCAATCTTACACTGGATCCTCTCAccagtgccatcatggccagctCCCTCGCCTCGTCTCGCCTCACACCACATAATAGTGGATCTTCGTTACCGCCGCCCAGCCTGCCTAAGCGGCAGAGGTCACCGCGTCTGCTCCAGACACTCCGCCAGCCTCAGAGCTACTCGGACGAAGATCCTGAACGGCTAAAAATAGCACACCGTCACAAATTATCTAGTAATAAACATGCGCATCACGAGGGGTCACGCAAACGATGGAGGGATCAGATTACGCAGAGAGAGCGGAAGAGGTATGAGGCGGTGTGGGCGTCTAATCGGGGGTACTTGCTTGATGATGGGGCGTTGCAAAGTTTAGATGGTGAGGTAGATAGAGTTGTGTCGGAGTGCGTTGCGAatgtggtggtgagggagcTGTGGAAACGGTCTCGTCTGCCGGGAGATGAGCTCATTGAGGTGTGGGAACTGGTTGATCGCGGAGATGTTGGCATGCTTACGAGGCAGGAGTTTATTGTGGGCATGTGGTTGATAGATCAGAGGTTGAGGGGGAGGAAGTTGCCTGTAAGAGTGTCGGATAGTGTTTGGAATAGTGCGAATGGTGTGCGTATTTCGAAACCCAAGGCTCGTTAg
- a CDS encoding phosphoglycerate mutase (similar to Colletotrichum graminicola M1.001 XP_008095226.1): MGHTKKWIFQAVPGYFESHADIAKQLPNERFITQPRLALLSREYPTDTEDMRNDKDWERFANHVRSLNRDAPANVSYKVLYLTRHGFGYHNQKHREVGTEAWDSYWSLLKGDDKITWFDSFLNKEGVQQAENLGEFWRHGVAADGMPIPQTLYTSPLARCLQTTEIVFSRLMRTNGALFCPVVKEQIRERFTVHTCDLRRPRTWIEQNYPGYTIEANVTEEDQFSGQTRWETRDEHNARKQEALEQIFSSDQSEFVSLTVHSFAIEAILEVCNGEEFRVREGTSLALLVRGEECSAPIAEANGIDVAATLIPN; this comes from the exons ATGGGCCACACCAAGAAATGGATTTTCCAAGCCGTGCCTGGTTATTTCGAGAGCCATGCCGACATAGCCAAGCAGTTGCCAAATGAGAGATTTATCACGCAGCCACGTCTGGCTCTGCTATCGCGTGAGTATCCTACAGACACCGAGGATATGCGAAATGACAAAGACTGGGAACGATTCGCCAACCATGTGAGGTCTCTGAATCGAGATGCCCCGGCCAATGTCTCATACAAGGTTTTGTACCTTACTCGTCACGGGTTTGGATATCACAACCAGAAGCATAGGGAGGTGGGGACCGAGGCATGGGAT AGCTATTGGTCTTTGCTGAAAGGAGACGACAAGATTACTTGGTTCGATTCATTCCTGAACAAGGAAGGAGTCCAACAGGCTGAGAATCTTGGAGAGTTCTGGCGCCATGGGGTGGCCGCTGATGGCATGCCAATTCCACAAACGCTCTACACAAGCCCATTGGCAAGGTGCCTCCAAACCACAGAAATCGTATTTTCCAGGCTGATGAGGACCAATGGCGCCCTGTTCTGTCCGGTCGTGAAGGAGCAAATTCGTGAGCGCTTCACAGTTCATACTTGTGACCTGAGAAGGCCGAGAACTTGGATTGAGCAAAATTATCCAGGGTACACAATTGAGGCTAACGTCACCGAAGAGGACCAATTCTCGGGCCAAACACGATGGGAAACCCGCGATGAGCATAATGCGCGGAAGCAGGAAGCATTAGAACAAATATTCTCGTCGGATCAGAGCGAATTTGTTTCATTGACCGTTCACAGTTTTGCTATTGAAGCAATATTAGAAGTGTGCAATGGCGAAGAGTTTAGGGTCAGGGAAGGCACATCGCTGGCCCTTCTTGTAAGAGGCGAGGAGTGCTCAGCACCAATCGCGGAGGCAAACGGAATCGATGTTGCAGCCACCTTGATTCCGAACTGA